A window of the Tissierellales bacterium genome harbors these coding sequences:
- a CDS encoding ribosomal L7Ae/L30e/S12e/Gadd45 family protein, protein MTENLNTDKKSVGAKEVKRALDTGKAKTVYIAEDAEEKVVGNIIKSCNEGQIPIIYVENMKKLGEVCKIDINAAVAVLLK, encoded by the coding sequence ATGACTGAAAATCTGAATACAGATAAGAAGTCAGTAGGTGCCAAAGAGGTAAAGAGGGCCTTGGATACAGGGAAAGCTAAAACCGTATATATAGCAGAAGATGCAGAAGAAAAAGTTGTCGGGAATATTATCAAATCTTGTAATGAAGGGCAGATACCGATTATATATGTTGAAAATATGAAAAAGCTTGGAGAAGTTTGTAAAATTGATATTAATGCAGCAGTAGCTGTATTATTAAAATGA
- the rpsG gene encoding 30S ribosomal protein S7, with translation MPRKGHVPKREVMPDPIYDDKVITKLINNVMLDGKKGLAQKIVYGALDYVGETTKEDPLEVFHRAMNNIMPVLEVKARRIGGATYQVPMEVRPERRETLGLRWLVTFSRNRGEKTMIERLAKEILDASNGTGASVRRREDVHKMAEANKAFAHYRW, from the coding sequence GTGCCAAGAAAAGGACATGTACCAAAGAGGGAAGTTATGCCAGACCCGATATATGATGATAAAGTGATAACAAAATTAATAAACAATGTTATGCTTGATGGGAAAAAAGGCTTAGCTCAAAAAATTGTTTATGGTGCCTTAGATTATGTTGGTGAAACTACTAAAGAAGATCCATTAGAAGTTTTTCACAGAGCAATGAATAATATAATGCCTGTTCTAGAAGTCAAAGCTAGAAGAATAGGTGGAGCAACATATCAAGTACCTATGGAAGTAAGACCAGAAAGAAGAGAAACTCTAGGACTTAGATGGCTAGTCACTTTCTCTAGAAACAGAGGAGAAAAAACTATGATTGAAAGACTAGCTAAAGAAATCTTAGATGCTTCTAATGGAACAGGTGCAAGTGTTAGAAGAAGAGAAGATGTACACAAAATGGCGGAAGCAAATAAAGCTTTTGCTCACTATAGATGGTAG
- the rpsL gene encoding 30S ribosomal protein S12, with translation MPTINQLIRKGRKKITEKSNTPALGVNYNTLKKRETNVNSPQRRGVCVAVRTVTPKKPNSALRKVARVRLTNGVEVNAYIPGIGHNLQEHSVVLVRGGRVKDLPGVRYHIVRGSLDTAGVEGRMQARSKYGAKRPKN, from the coding sequence ATGCCAACAATTAATCAATTAATTAGAAAAGGTAGGAAGAAAATTACTGAGAAATCAAACACCCCTGCTTTAGGAGTAAATTATAATACTTTAAAGAAAAGGGAAACAAATGTTAACTCTCCGCAAAGAAGAGGTGTATGTGTTGCTGTAAGAACTGTAACCCCTAAGAAACCAAACTCTGCTTTGAGAAAGGTTGCTAGAGTAAGACTAACAAATGGTGTGGAAGTGAATGCTTATATACCAGGAATAGGACATAATTTACAGGAGCACAGTGTTGTTTTAGTTAGAGGTGGAAGAGTAAAGGACCTACCAGGTGTTAGGTATCATATTGTAAGAGGTAGCTTAGATACTGCTGGAGTAGAAGGTAGAATGCAAGCTAGATCCAAATATGGTGCAAAAAGACCAAAAAATTAA